The following are encoded together in the Actinobacillus lignieresii genome:
- the relA gene encoding GTP diphosphokinase gives MVAIRRSHELDPSTFELASWSAALQMSPITFEELQIAWRYAHEKLDTDTYHLMWDGIEMVEILHGLNMDDDSLVAALLFPLVKNHIIDLAQVKEDFSNQVKNLVKGVIEMDNIRQLSANSVSDLQIDNIRRMLLAMVDDFRCVVIKLAERIVYLRGKYRHTEEDLVLAAKECSHIYAPLANRLGIGQLKWELEDYCFRALHPQCYRVIALQLGERRLERESYIAKFVADLTACLSEQIGDLEVYGRPKHIYSIWKKMQKKNLRFEQLFDIRAVRVIVPNLEDCYTALGIIHTQYKHLPEHFDDYIANPKPNGYQSIHTVVLGEGERTIEVQIRTRAMHENAELGVAAHWKYKEGATAGRSGYEEKIVWLRKLLAWQNDIADSGEVMAAEMRSQVFDDRVYVFTPKGEVIDLPKNATPLDFAYAIHSEVGHRCIGAKVAGRIVPFTYLLQMGDQVEIITQKNPNPSRDWLNPNAGFVNTSKARAKIIAWFKKLDREKNIPLGKEALEAEMARFGFTYKQIEQYALPRYNLKQFDDLYAGIGGGDIRLNQLSHYLQSKLIKPTAEQEDEAVLKQVNKNANNQQHKGKNGQIIIDGVGNLMHTIARCCQPIPGDEIVGYITQGRGISIHRADCEQLFDLRSANPERVVNAQWGTHYANGFSLAIRVTANDRNGLLRDVSAVMANEKVNVLSVSSRIDAKRSLAIMDMSIELNNIEMLGKLLARIAQLDDVIEAKRLSN, from the coding sequence ATGGTAGCAATTCGTCGCTCACACGAGCTTGATCCGAGTACTTTTGAGTTAGCGAGTTGGAGTGCCGCTTTGCAAATGTCGCCGATAACCTTTGAAGAGTTACAAATCGCGTGGCGTTACGCCCATGAAAAATTGGATACCGATACTTATCACCTTATGTGGGATGGGATTGAAATGGTGGAAATTTTACACGGGCTGAATATGGATGATGACTCGCTTGTCGCCGCCTTACTTTTCCCTCTCGTAAAAAATCACATTATCGATCTCGCCCAAGTCAAAGAAGATTTCAGTAATCAGGTTAAAAACTTGGTGAAAGGCGTGATTGAAATGGACAATATTCGCCAACTGAGTGCGAACAGTGTGTCCGATCTGCAAATCGATAATATTCGTCGTATGCTGTTAGCGATGGTAGATGATTTCCGTTGTGTGGTTATTAAGCTGGCGGAACGTATCGTCTATTTGCGAGGAAAATATCGTCATACCGAAGAAGATCTTGTATTGGCGGCAAAAGAATGCTCGCATATTTATGCACCACTCGCTAACCGTTTAGGCATCGGACAGCTGAAATGGGAACTGGAGGATTATTGCTTCCGAGCGTTACATCCGCAATGTTACCGAGTAATCGCCTTGCAACTCGGCGAACGCCGTTTGGAACGCGAGAGTTATATCGCAAAATTCGTGGCGGATTTGACCGCTTGTCTAAGCGAACAAATCGGCGATTTGGAAGTTTACGGTCGCCCGAAACATATCTACAGTATTTGGAAAAAAATGCAGAAGAAAAATCTGCGTTTTGAACAATTGTTCGATATTCGAGCGGTGCGTGTTATCGTACCGAATTTGGAAGATTGTTATACTGCATTAGGGATTATTCATACCCAATATAAACATTTACCTGAACATTTTGACGACTATATAGCTAATCCTAAACCGAACGGTTATCAATCCATTCATACCGTTGTCTTGGGCGAGGGTGAACGCACCATAGAGGTACAAATTCGTACTCGAGCGATGCACGAAAATGCGGAATTAGGTGTCGCAGCGCATTGGAAATATAAAGAGGGCGCAACCGCCGGTCGTTCCGGTTATGAAGAAAAGATCGTATGGTTACGTAAATTATTAGCGTGGCAAAACGATATTGCCGATTCTGGCGAGGTTATGGCGGCGGAAATGCGCTCTCAAGTGTTTGATGATCGTGTTTATGTCTTTACGCCGAAGGGCGAGGTGATTGATTTGCCTAAAAATGCAACACCGCTTGATTTTGCTTATGCGATTCATAGCGAGGTGGGTCATCGTTGTATCGGCGCAAAAGTCGCCGGACGTATCGTGCCGTTTACTTATTTATTGCAAATGGGTGATCAAGTCGAAATTATTACCCAGAAAAATCCGAATCCGAGTCGAGATTGGTTAAATCCGAATGCCGGCTTTGTCAATACGTCTAAAGCACGAGCAAAAATTATCGCTTGGTTTAAAAAGCTGGATCGAGAAAAAAATATTCCGCTCGGTAAGGAAGCGTTGGAAGCGGAGATGGCTCGTTTCGGCTTTACTTATAAACAAATTGAGCAGTATGCACTGCCTCGTTATAACTTAAAACAATTCGATGATTTGTATGCCGGTATCGGCGGCGGCGATATTCGTTTAAATCAATTAAGCCATTATTTACAAAGTAAATTAATTAAACCGACCGCAGAACAAGAAGACGAAGCGGTATTAAAACAAGTTAATAAAAACGCAAATAATCAACAACATAAGGGCAAAAACGGACAGATCATCATTGACGGTGTCGGTAATTTGATGCATACCATCGCACGTTGCTGTCAGCCGATTCCGGGTGACGAGATTGTCGGTTATATTACCCAAGGGCGTGGGATTTCGATTCATCGAGCCGATTGCGAACAGTTGTTTGACCTACGCAGTGCGAATCCGGAGAGGGTAGTAAATGCACAATGGGGAACGCATTATGCAAACGGCTTTAGTTTGGCGATTCGAGTGACCGCCAATGACCGCAACGGTTTATTACGTGATGTGAGTGCGGTGATGGCGAATGAAAAAGTGAATGTATTAAGCGTATCGAGCCGTATTGATGCGAAACGCAGTTTGGCGATTATGGATATGAGCATTGAACTTAATAATATCGAAATGCTCGGCAAGCTCTTAGCGCGTATTGCGCAGCTGGACGATGTTATTGAAGCGAAACGTTTATCAAATTAA
- the hemA gene encoding glutamyl-tRNA reductase codes for MTILALGINHKTASVNLRSKVAFDDQKRQLAFEQIQRRALAESVVILSTCNRTELYFHNAEITPREEHEDNIAWREQCFEWFAEIHQLEHNELRECIYFKQNMEAARHLMRVACGLDSLILGEPQILGQVKQAYQYSENFYQSQNSHISTKLSRLFQRTFSTAKRVRSETEIGSSAVSVAYAACGLARQIFDNFGKLRFLLVGAGETIELVARYLIQHGAKNIMIANRTPQRAETLAERLNTPMQILSLSALQIGLNQADIVISSTGSPDMLINKEMVEIAQKQRQFDPMLLIDIAVPRDIDENAGELDAVYSYSVDDLQHIIQRNMAQREQAAEQAAQIVDEECKAFFEWLKQQQSSDLIKRYRQDAEQTRQELLAKALVALTSGQDSEKVLNELSYKLTNSLLHVPTQALQAMAKSGNSQGLQSFSKALKLEEQ; via the coding sequence ATGACGATTTTAGCACTTGGTATTAACCATAAAACGGCTTCGGTAAATTTGCGAAGTAAGGTGGCGTTTGATGATCAAAAACGTCAGCTTGCTTTCGAACAAATTCAACGCCGCGCGCTTGCTGAAAGTGTCGTAATTCTTTCAACTTGTAACCGAACGGAACTCTACTTTCATAATGCGGAAATTACGCCGCGAGAAGAACATGAAGATAACATCGCATGGCGTGAACAATGTTTTGAATGGTTTGCCGAAATTCATCAACTTGAACATAATGAATTACGCGAATGTATTTATTTCAAACAAAATATGGAAGCCGCTCGTCATTTAATGCGAGTAGCGTGCGGTTTAGATTCGCTTATCTTGGGCGAGCCGCAAATTCTAGGTCAGGTAAAACAAGCTTATCAATATAGCGAGAATTTTTACCAATCGCAGAACAGCCATATTTCTACTAAATTATCCCGCCTGTTCCAACGTACCTTTTCGACGGCAAAACGTGTGCGTTCCGAAACGGAAATCGGTTCAAGTGCGGTATCGGTCGCTTATGCCGCTTGCGGTTTGGCACGCCAGATTTTCGATAATTTCGGTAAATTGCGTTTCTTGTTGGTCGGTGCCGGCGAAACCATCGAATTAGTCGCGCGTTATTTAATTCAGCACGGCGCGAAAAACATTATGATCGCCAACCGTACGCCGCAACGTGCGGAAACGTTAGCTGAGCGTTTAAACACGCCGATGCAAATTTTATCATTAAGCGCATTGCAAATCGGTTTAAACCAAGCGGATATCGTTATCAGTTCTACCGGCAGTCCGGATATGCTGATTAACAAAGAAATGGTGGAAATCGCACAGAAACAACGCCAGTTTGATCCGATGTTATTGATTGATATTGCCGTTCCTCGCGATATTGACGAAAATGCCGGCGAATTGGATGCGGTATATTCTTACAGCGTGGATGATTTACAACATATCATTCAACGTAATATGGCGCAAAGGGAACAAGCGGCGGAACAAGCGGCACAAATTGTGGATGAAGAATGTAAAGCGTTCTTTGAATGGCTAAAACAACAGCAATCCAGCGATTTGATTAAACGTTATCGCCAAGATGCCGAGCAAACTCGTCAAGAGCTATTGGCGAAAGCATTAGTTGCCTTAACCAGCGGACAAGACAGCGAAAAGGTACTTAACGAGCTAAGTTATAAACTGACCAACAGCTTATTACACGTGCCGACCCAAGCGTTACAGGCTATGGCGAAAAGCGGAAATTCT